A single window of Dermacentor albipictus isolate Rhodes 1998 colony chromosome 1, USDA_Dalb.pri_finalv2, whole genome shotgun sequence DNA harbors:
- the LOC135907202 gene encoding solute carrier family 22 member 6-like yields MAAHHDRRATTPLSEAGELALVKPVPKRLGNQVPYGCGAYQMLHVFVAVIAFYNYGLHIDSFKLTAGVMDHWCRRPDSMKNLSVDEWKQLAIPVDEKGEHSHCTMRDPPDGGHAARIVPCASWEFDFGEYGNNIVSQWNLVCDRRWLIDVARLVYAAASIATLPAVGALADSVGRKAVLFFTVPVVLISSAASAMPNDFQFFEHREHLRTRLCRNTDHPGH; encoded by the exons ATGGCCGCACACCACGACCGACGGGCCACGACTCCACTGTCTGAGGCCGGCGAATTAGCCCTGGTGAAGCCAGTGCCGAAGCGGTTAGGGAATCAGGTGCCGTATGGGTGCGGCGCCTACCAAATGCTACACGTATTCGTCGCAGTCATCGCATTCTACAACTACGGGCTGCACATCGACAGTTTCAAGCTAACAGCTGGCGTAATGGATCACTGGTGCAGGCGGCCCGATTCCATGAAGAACCTCAGCGTGGACGAGTGGAAACAGCTGGCCATACCGGTGGACGAGAAAGGCGAGCACAGCCACTGTACAATGCGCGATCCCCCGGACGGTGGCCATGCGGCTCGCATCGTGCCTTGCGCATCGTGGGAGTTCGACTTCGGCGAGTACGGGAACAACATCGTCAGCCAGTGGAACCTAGTGTGCGACAGGCGCTGGCTCATCGACGTCGCGAGGCTCGTGTACGCGGCTGCCAGCATAGCCACGCTGCCTGCAGTCGGAGCGCTCGCGGACAGCGTCGGCCGCAAGGCGGTACTCTTCTTCACCGTACCTGTAGTCCTCATATCGAGCGCCGCTAGTGCCATGCCGAATGACTTCCAGTTCTTC GAACACCGTGAGCACCTCCGCACTCGTCTTTGCCGTAACACTGACCATCCTGGCCACTGA